The following proteins are encoded in a genomic region of Natrinema sp. DC36:
- a CDS encoding ABC transporter ATP-binding protein, with amino-acid sequence MSPVDALAIETDGLTKRYGETTAVDDLTMDVERGSVYGFLGPNGAGKTTTMRMLTTLTKPTAGTARVAGHSIGERESVTPHIGYLPEEPPVYDELTGREQLEYAAGLRDMPESEANERIESLLQRFDLLEDANKRIEDYSKGMRQKVGVIQAVLHEPDVAFLDEPTSGLDPRAARTMRDTIADLADREMTIFLSTHILPVVDELADEIGVLHDGKLVAEGDPETLKTRAETGDARSLEDAFLEITREHGEDGLARERPAE; translated from the coding sequence ATGAGCCCTGTCGACGCCCTCGCCATCGAAACCGACGGACTGACGAAACGGTACGGCGAGACGACCGCCGTCGACGATCTCACGATGGACGTCGAGCGAGGATCAGTCTACGGCTTCCTTGGTCCGAACGGCGCGGGGAAGACGACCACGATGCGTATGCTGACGACGCTGACCAAACCGACGGCGGGGACGGCCCGCGTCGCCGGCCACTCGATCGGAGAGCGCGAATCCGTCACCCCACACATCGGCTACCTGCCGGAGGAACCCCCGGTCTACGACGAACTCACCGGCCGGGAACAGCTCGAGTACGCCGCCGGCCTCCGCGATATGCCCGAATCGGAGGCGAACGAGCGCATCGAGTCGCTGCTCCAGCGCTTCGACCTCCTCGAGGACGCGAACAAGCGCATCGAGGACTATTCGAAGGGGATGCGCCAGAAGGTCGGCGTCATTCAGGCGGTGTTGCACGAACCCGACGTCGCCTTCCTCGACGAACCGACCAGCGGACTCGATCCGCGCGCGGCCCGGACCATGCGAGACACGATCGCCGACCTCGCCGATCGAGAGATGACGATCTTCCTCTCGACGCACATCCTCCCTGTCGTCGACGAACTGGCCGACGAGATCGGCGTCCTCCACGACGGGAAACTCGTCGCCGAGGGCGACCCAGAGACGCTCAAGACCCGCGCCGAGACCGGCGACGCCCGGAGTCTCGAGGACGCATTCCTCGAGATCACCCGTGAGCACGGCGAAGACGGTCTCGCGAGGGAGCGACCCGCCGAGTGA
- a CDS encoding cupin domain-containing protein: MPVTDFDAERTYDDDRFSARSVFRSDRMKVVLGYFEPGQFIPVHAPGSDVTICVRSGTGVVREDETEHVVGPDDVVVVEANVDRGVRADEDGRLEALLVTSPPPTDAEHEPVREGLERGVFDP; this comes from the coding sequence ATGCCAGTAACCGACTTCGACGCCGAACGGACGTACGACGATGATCGATTCAGCGCACGGTCCGTCTTTCGGAGCGACCGGATGAAGGTCGTCCTCGGCTACTTCGAACCGGGTCAGTTCATCCCGGTTCACGCCCCCGGCAGCGACGTGACGATCTGCGTCCGATCCGGCACCGGCGTCGTCCGCGAGGACGAGACGGAACACGTCGTCGGTCCCGACGACGTGGTCGTCGTCGAGGCGAACGTCGACCGGGGCGTTCGAGCCGACGAGGACGGCCGACTCGAGGCGCTGCTCGTCACGAGTCCGCCGCCGACCGACGCCGAGCACGAGCCCGTCCGGGAGGGGCTCGAGCGCGGAGTCTTCGATCCGTAA